The proteins below come from a single Necator americanus strain Aroian chromosome V, whole genome shotgun sequence genomic window:
- a CDS encoding hypothetical protein (NECATOR_CHRV.G20015.T1), giving the protein MKLTLCLLLLVGSTMAALYQVHLTKIESQRTKMMRKGLWSRYIKMKNVKRIAMERKMGGLAKVIPQNVNDYEDEEYIGNITIGTPEQQFQVILDTGSSNLWIPDMTCGQIHENCNDLNCKGGGIICEALCNDQSCCGGGNVNACQGKNSFNSSKSSTYKANGQHFSIQYGTGSAVGFLGQDTVRFGGIGSQQLSVPNTVFGQATSLAAFFADQPIDGILGLAFPSIAVDGVTPPFYNAVQQGLVDQPIFTVFLRHVGDQDNVPGGVYTYGGLDDQNCGPVLAYQPLSSATYYQFKVKNE; this is encoded by the exons ATGAAACTGACGTTGTGCTTATTACTCCTGGTGGGTTCCACCATGGCTGCACTGTATCAAGTTCACCTCACTAAGATCGAATCCCAGCGAACGAAAATGATGCGAAAAGGACTGTGGTCTCGTTACATCAAAATGAAGAACGTTAAACGAATTGCAATGGAACGCAAAATGGGCGGTCTTGCCAAAGTGATCCCCCAAAAT GTGAATGACTATGAAGACGAAGAGTACATTGGAAACATTACAATCGGCACACCAGAGCAGCAATTTCAG GTTATCCTCGACACTGGTTCTTCGAATCTGTGGATTCCCGACATGACGTGTGGGCAAATTCACGAAAACTGCAATGATTTAAACTGTAAAGGAGGAGGAA TTATTTGTGAGGCTTTGTGTAACGACCAATCGTGCTGTGGAGGTGGAAACGTAAACGCTTGCCAAGGAAAGAATTCCTTCAACTCATCAAAATCCTCAACATACAAAGCAAATGGACaacatttttcaattcaa TACGGCACAGGTTCAGCAGTTGGATTTCTCGGACAAGATACAGTGAGATTCGGTGGTATCGGTTCTCAGCAACTCTCTGTACCAAACACCGTATTCGGTCAAGCTACCAGCCTTGCTGCTTTCTTCGCAGAT CAACCAATAGACGGCATTCTTGGGTTGGCGTTTCCCTCCATTGCAGTAGACGGAGTAACACCTCCATTCTACAACGCAGTTCAGCAAGGTCTCGTCGATCAACCAATTTTCACCGTATTCCTCAGGCATGTCGGAG ATCAGGACAACGTTCCCGGTGGAGTTTATACGTATGGAGGCTTAGACGATCAAAACTGTGGTCCCGTGCTTGCCTACCAACCTTTGTCCTCTGCCACATATTACCAgtttaaagtgaaaaatgaataa
- a CDS encoding hypothetical protein (NECATOR_CHRV.G20015.T3), whose product MAALYQVHLTKIESQRTKMMRKGLWSRYIKMKNVKRIAMERKMGGLAKVIPQNVNDYEDEEYIGNITIGTPEQQFQVILDTGSSNLWIPDMTCGQIHENCNDLNCKGGGIICEALCNDQSCCGGGNVNACQGKNSFNSSKSSTYKANGQHFSIQYGTGSAVGFLGQDTVRFGGIGSQQLSVPNTVFGQATSLAAFFADQPIDGILGLAFPSIAVDGVTPPFYNAVQQGLVDQPIFTVFLRHVGDQDNVPGGVYTYGGLDDQNCGPVLAYQPLSSATYYQFKLDSVSSSTYSSSKSWQAISDTGTSLMAAPSSIASSIAEANGATYDSEDEVYFIDCNAKASLVLVIGGNTYTINTANLIIPSGDGRCLLAIFGMNTFGFGPAWILGDPFIRQYCNIYDVGQERVGFANSLQE is encoded by the exons ATGGCTGCACTGTATCAAGTTCACCTCACTAAGATCGAATCCCAGCGAACGAAAATGATGCGAAAAGGACTGTGGTCTCGTTACATCAAAATGAAGAACGTTAAACGAATTGCAATGGAACGCAAAATGGGCGGTCTTGCCAAAGTGATCCCCCAAAAT GTGAATGACTATGAAGACGAAGAGTACATTGGAAACATTACAATCGGCACACCAGAGCAGCAATTTCAG GTTATCCTCGACACTGGTTCTTCGAATCTGTGGATTCCCGACATGACGTGTGGGCAAATTCACGAAAACTGCAATGATTTAAACTGTAAAGGAGGAGGAA TTATTTGTGAGGCTTTGTGTAACGACCAATCGTGCTGTGGAGGTGGAAACGTAAACGCTTGCCAAGGAAAGAATTCCTTCAACTCATCAAAATCCTCAACATACAAAGCAAATGGACaacatttttcaattcaa TACGGCACAGGTTCAGCAGTTGGATTTCTCGGACAAGATACAGTGAGATTCGGTGGTATCGGTTCTCAGCAACTCTCTGTACCAAACACCGTATTCGGTCAAGCTACCAGCCTTGCTGCTTTCTTCGCAGAT CAACCAATAGACGGCATTCTTGGGTTGGCGTTTCCCTCCATTGCAGTAGACGGAGTAACACCTCCATTCTACAACGCAGTTCAGCAAGGTCTCGTCGATCAACCAATTTTCACCGTATTCCTCAGGCATGTCGGAG ATCAGGACAACGTTCCCGGTGGAGTTTATACGTATGGAGGCTTAGACGATCAAAACTGTGGTCCCGTGCTTGCCTACCAACCTTTGTCCTCTGCCACATATTACCAgtttaaa CTTGATTCCGTTTCATCCAGTACATACTCTTCGAGCAAAAGTTGGCAAGCCATTTCAGACACAGGAACCTCACTTATGGCTGCCCCATCTTCTATCGCTAGTTCAATAGCCGAAGCTAACGGTGCAACG TACGACTCCGAGGACGAAGTTTATTTCATCGACTGCAACGCAAAAGCGAGCCTTGTTCTGGTCATTGGTGGTAATACTTACACAATCAACACTGCAAATCTTATCATTCCTTCGGGAGACGGACGCTGCCTGCTGGCCATCTTCGGAATGAACACATTCGGCTTCGGGCCTGCATGGATCCTGGGCGATCCATTTATTCGCCAGTATTGCAACATATACGATGTTGGACAGGAGCGAGTCGGTTTTGCAAACTCGTTGCAAGAATGA
- a CDS encoding hypothetical protein (NECATOR_CHRV.G20015.T2): MAAPSSIASSIAEANGATYDSEDEVYFIDCNAKASLVLVIGGNTYTINTANLIIPSGDGRCLLAIFGMNTFGFGPAWILGDPFIRQYCNIYDVGQERVGFANSLQE; this comes from the exons ATGGCTGCCCCATCTTCTATCGCTAGTTCAATAGCCGAAGCTAACGGTGCAACG TACGACTCCGAGGACGAAGTTTATTTCATCGACTGCAACGCAAAAGCGAGCCTTGTTCTGGTCATTGGTGGTAATACTTACACAATCAACACTGCAAATCTTATCATTCCTTCGGGAGACGGACGCTGCCTGCTGGCCATCTTCGGAATGAACACATTCGGCTTCGGGCCTGCATGGATCCTGGGCGATCCATTTATTCGCCAGTATTGCAACATATACGATGTTGGACAGGAGCGAGTCGGTTTTGCAAACTCGTTGCAAGAATGA
- a CDS encoding hypothetical protein (NECATOR_CHRV.G20016.T1): METVSDNICNARTVSTDADLHALSCRAYQISRDCSAGDHRKGDVRQMNDGTLIIREEEVTLRNVGGVSFVVHLSVINVVDSREILPPHLAILRLRPLRQKPISISS; the protein is encoded by the coding sequence atggagactgtctcagacaaTATTtgcaacgcgagaacagtttccacagacgctgacctacATGCCctgagctgcagagcgtatcaaatttcacgtgattgctctgcaggagaccacaGAAAGGgtgacgtacgacagatgaatgacggtacactcatCATTCGTGAAGAGGAGGTTACGctgcgaaatgtaggcggtgttagttttgttgtgcacctgTCTGTCATCAATGTTGTCGATTCTCGCGAGATCCTGCCACCTCATCTAGCCATTCTTCGCCTACGACCACTGCGTCAAAAGCCCATcagcatcagcagctga
- a CDS encoding hypothetical protein (NECATOR_CHRV.G20017.T1) has protein sequence MQLSFLDFEVEFDFPHRGRLLTTFRVDGVPKNSKRTVDQCLADIILTPSGCPLTDLEYADDLFIFSESRTKLHRVANLVLKLAAAYGLRLHPYKCKQM, from the exons ATGCAATTATCGTTCCTGGACTTTGAAGTCGagttcgactttcctcaccgaggccgtcttctcaccACGTTCCGCGTCGATGGAGTACCaaaaaa ttcgaaaagaacagtagatcagtgcCTTGCCGATATCATACTAACACCATCAGGATGCCctttgaccgatctcgagtacgctgacgatcTTTTTATATTCTCGGAAAGCAGAACAAAACTTCATCGTGTTGCCAACCTTGTAttgaagctggctgcagcctatggactacgtctacacccttataaatgcaagcagatgtag